Proteins encoded within one genomic window of Thalassophryne amazonica chromosome 23, fThaAma1.1, whole genome shotgun sequence:
- the LOC117504846 gene encoding uncharacterized protein LOC117504846: MASKCKWRDRQVEAVILEHSGILDAAEAAAAQEAADVDSEGEPRTSTSPGPRRRSIKEGEMDRMLLLMQERAEESRARMEELQKCKEQHPSTARNAFAAYVRDSLNTMSEWSYRKAKDEICRVLTKYENGAEEDRVKQQQKFQQQPPHHHTKPRHTVLPVRGLQPLLSCLSTNMSEVQQLRDTLKLQQTPTDEGTITDQEEEMCHLKEENKRDMQPCW; this comes from the exons ATGGCATCCAAGTGCAA GTGGAGAGACAGGCAGGTGGAGGCTGTTATCCTTGAGCACTCGGGCATCTTGGatgctgctgaagctgctgctgCACAGGAGGCCGCAGACGTAGACTCTGAAGGCGAACCGAGGACTTCCACTTCACCTGGTCCAAGAAGGCGAAGTATCAAAGAAGGCGAGATGGACCGAATGTTACTGCTAATGCAGGAACGAGCGGAGGAGAGTCGGGCCCGCATGGAAGAACTGCAAAAGTGTAAAGAGCAGCACCCCAGCACAGCTAGGAACGCCTTCGCAGCCTATGTCCGGGACTCCTTAAACACCATGTCGGAATGGAGCTACAGAAAAGCAAAGGATGAAATCTGCCGGGTGTTGACAAAATATGAAAATGGAGCTGAAGAGGATCGGGTCAAGCAACAACAGAAGTTCCAACAGCAACCACCTCACCACCACACAAAGCCACGACACACTGTCCTGCCTGTCCGAGGACTGCAGCCACTCCTGTCCTG tctttctacaaacatgtctgaagtccagcagctgagggacacgTTGAAACTACAGCAAACACCTACTGATGAGGGAacgatcacagaccaggaagaagaaatgtgtcatttaaaagaagagaacaaaagag acatgcagccgtgttggtga